One bacterium genomic window carries:
- the tkt gene encoding transketolase: MERTTEQLAVDTIKILACEAVEKAQSGHPGMPMGMADVAVTLWTRFLRHDPADPGWPDRDRFILSAGHGSMLIYSLLHLAGYSLTIEDLKNFRQLGSRTPGHPEYRHPLGVETTTGPLGQGFTNGIGMAVARRHLAARFNAEGFPVYSNTIYAIVSDGDLMEGQTAEAASLAGHLGLGEIVYLYDSNHISIEGDTALAFDTENVLGRFAAYGWHTQEVKGDDREAVAAAIEKARAVTDKPSIIQCNTKIGAGLPTREGDSEIHGAPIGAEELAALKKKLGWDDKPDFFVPPAVYELFAAQAARGKAERAAWLKMMEKYRAAQPEKAALLEKFLKPAPPADLTAQLLASVASDKPAATRASAGKAEQVIARAYPNLIGGSADLAPSTRTLISGGGDFSRACPEGRNMHFGVREHAMGGIMNGMAAYGGLKPFGSTFFVFSDFMRPAIRLAAVSGFPVIYVFTHDSIFVGEDGPTHQPVEQTMALRLIPGLTVLRPADPTESAVAWEVAAASTDRPTAMLLSRHNLAPIDRTKYAPAEGLKKGGYVLSEAAGGAPELIIIATGSEVQLALDAQAALAAEGRRVRVVSLPSWELFEAQSAEYREKVLPAAVTRRLVVEAGIGLGWERYAGPQGVIIAMQGFGESGPWKELAKKYGFTAANVTEKARQLLAK; encoded by the coding sequence ATGGAACGCACTACCGAACAATTAGCCGTGGACACCATAAAAATCCTGGCCTGCGAGGCCGTGGAAAAAGCCCAGTCCGGGCACCCCGGCATGCCCATGGGCATGGCGGATGTGGCGGTGACCCTCTGGACCCGCTTCCTGCGCCACGACCCGGCCGACCCCGGCTGGCCCGACCGCGACCGTTTCATCCTCTCGGCCGGCCACGGTTCCATGCTGATCTACAGCCTGCTGCACCTGGCCGGCTACAGCCTGACTATCGAAGACCTGAAAAACTTCCGTCAGCTTGGCAGCCGCACCCCCGGCCACCCGGAGTACCGTCACCCGCTGGGAGTCGAGACCACCACCGGCCCGCTGGGTCAGGGTTTCACCAACGGGATCGGCATGGCCGTGGCGCGCCGTCACCTGGCCGCCCGTTTCAACGCCGAGGGCTTCCCGGTCTACTCGAACACGATCTACGCCATAGTGAGCGACGGCGACCTGATGGAGGGCCAGACCGCCGAGGCCGCCTCCCTGGCCGGGCACCTGGGCCTGGGCGAGATCGTCTACCTCTACGACAGTAACCATATCTCCATCGAGGGCGACACGGCCCTGGCTTTCGACACCGAGAACGTCCTGGGCCGTTTTGCGGCCTACGGCTGGCACACCCAGGAGGTGAAGGGTGATGACCGCGAGGCCGTGGCCGCGGCCATCGAAAAGGCCCGCGCTGTCACCGACAAGCCCTCGATCATCCAGTGCAACACCAAAATCGGCGCCGGACTGCCCACCCGCGAGGGGGATTCCGAGATCCACGGCGCTCCGATCGGGGCCGAGGAACTGGCCGCGCTGAAAAAGAAGCTGGGTTGGGATGACAAGCCGGATTTCTTCGTGCCGCCTGCGGTGTACGAGCTGTTCGCGGCCCAGGCCGCCAGGGGCAAGGCTGAGCGCGCCGCCTGGCTCAAGATGATGGAAAAGTACCGTGCCGCCCAGCCCGAGAAAGCCGCCCTGCTGGAGAAGTTCCTCAAGCCCGCGCCTCCGGCCGACCTGACCGCCCAGCTCCTGGCCTCCGTGGCCAGCGACAAGCCGGCCGCCACCCGCGCCAGCGCGGGCAAGGCCGAGCAGGTGATCGCCAGGGCCTACCCGAACCTGATCGGCGGCTCGGCCGACCTGGCCCCCTCGACCCGCACTTTGATCTCGGGCGGGGGCGATTTCAGCCGCGCTTGCCCGGAGGGACGCAACATGCATTTCGGGGTGCGCGAGCACGCAATGGGCGGTATCATGAACGGCATGGCGGCCTACGGCGGCCTGAAACCGTTCGGCAGCACGTTTTTCGTGTTCTCCGATTTCATGCGCCCGGCGATCCGTCTGGCCGCGGTGAGCGGTTTTCCGGTGATCTACGTGTTCACCCATGACAGTATTTTTGTGGGCGAGGACGGACCCACGCACCAGCCGGTGGAGCAGACCATGGCCTTGCGCCTGATCCCCGGGCTCACCGTGCTGCGCCCGGCCGACCCCACCGAGAGCGCCGTGGCCTGGGAGGTGGCAGCCGCGAGCACGGACCGTCCGACCGCCATGCTGCTGAGCCGCCACAACCTGGCGCCAATCGACCGCACCAAGTACGCCCCGGCCGAGGGCCTGAAAAAGGGTGGCTACGTGCTGAGCGAGGCGGCGGGCGGAGCGCCGGAATTGATTATCATCGCCACGGGCAGCGAGGTGCAGCTCGCCTTGGACGCCCAGGCCGCCCTGGCCGCGGAGGGACGCCGGGTGCGGGTGGTGAGCCTGCCCAGCTGGGAGCTGTTCGAGGCACAGAGCGCGGAGTACCGCGAGAAGGTGCTGCCTGCCGCTGTGACCCGACGCCTGGTGGTGGAGGCCGGGATCGGCCTGGGCTGGGAGCGTTACGCCGGCCCGCAGGGTGTGATTATCGCCATGCAGGGTTTCGGCGAATCCGGCCCCTGGAAAGAGCTGGCCAAGAAATACGGTTTTACCGCGGCCAACGTGACCGAGAAAGCCCGTCAGCTCCTGGCCAAGTGA